A stretch of the Nitratifractor salsuginis DSM 16511 genome encodes the following:
- a CDS encoding Hsp20/alpha crystallin family protein, with amino-acid sequence MNLTQFDPIREFQNMQKTFEYMNQLFNAVEKNPEAPAVDFIPAVNTREADDAYYIEVDLPGVKKEDVSISVDDNVLTISGERKLKEERNDEEFYRVESVYGKFERSFTLPEDVDADKIEAEFKDGVLTVRIPKAQVVEKAPKKIEIK; translated from the coding sequence ATGAATCTCACACAGTTCGATCCGATCCGCGAATTTCAAAATATGCAAAAGACCTTTGAATATATGAACCAGCTTTTCAATGCAGTAGAGAAGAACCCGGAAGCACCTGCCGTGGATTTCATCCCCGCCGTCAATACCCGGGAAGCCGACGATGCCTACTACATCGAAGTGGACCTTCCAGGCGTGAAAAAAGAGGATGTCTCCATCAGTGTCGACGACAATGTCCTCACCATCTCCGGTGAGCGCAAGCTCAAAGAGGAGCGCAACGACGAAGAGTTCTACCGCGTCGAGAGCGTCTACGGCAAATTCGAGCGGAGCTTTACCCTCCCCGAAGATGTGGATGCCGACAAAATCGAAGCGGAGTTCAAAGACGGAGTGTTGACCGTTCGCATTCCCAAAGCTCAGGTTGTCGAAAAAGCTCCCAAGAAGATCGAGATCAAATAA
- a CDS encoding OmpP1/FadL family transporter, whose product MMKRGLLFYFGTLGVLAAGGYKIPEQSLEGMALGAAHIAHTTGADSAYYNPANMAFLDPKTHYAEADLTLVHLPDMDYKGLQFLPGHGFVPADGESEHEWAVFPTLHYVHSAQGRARWGVSLTAPVGQTRRWNSPIQKTFAEKFYLMTAELNPSLSVKISDTLALAGGIRFIYSEGKVNSDGRAAGIPLRRQMWGDTTAVGYNLALAWHPGSDWEVGATYRSRVDLTEEGTANLYLGGVGRAYSARVTIPMPAALNIGVAKTFDDRLTVELVYERTYWSAYQKLDFEYDTPIPPALVPYFDDPKNKQWRDTNTFRIGVSYKWNDRLTLMGGYAYDQTPVPSHSLSYELPDSDANIFSAGFSFQQTENLKWGMAILYDHKKKRHISAADHNEYGIVGTFDKGGAILTTVGFEYKF is encoded by the coding sequence ATGATGAAAAGAGGACTTTTATTCTACTTCGGGACCCTGGGAGTTTTGGCGGCGGGCGGATACAAGATCCCCGAACAGTCACTGGAGGGGATGGCGCTTGGAGCGGCCCATATCGCCCATACCACCGGGGCGGATAGTGCCTACTACAACCCGGCCAATATGGCCTTTCTCGATCCGAAAACCCACTATGCGGAGGCGGATCTGACCCTAGTGCACCTGCCGGATATGGATTACAAGGGGTTGCAGTTCCTCCCGGGGCACGGCTTTGTACCTGCCGATGGAGAGTCGGAGCATGAGTGGGCGGTCTTTCCGACGTTGCACTATGTCCACAGCGCCCAGGGGCGTGCCCGTTGGGGAGTGAGCCTGACGGCTCCGGTGGGTCAGACGCGGCGATGGAACAGCCCGATCCAAAAGACCTTTGCGGAGAAATTCTATCTGATGACGGCGGAGCTTAATCCTTCCCTTTCCGTCAAAATATCCGATACTTTAGCTCTGGCCGGGGGAATTCGTTTCATCTACAGTGAAGGCAAGGTGAATAGTGATGGCCGGGCAGCGGGGATTCCCCTGCGACGCCAAATGTGGGGGGATACTACCGCCGTGGGCTACAACCTGGCCCTGGCTTGGCATCCCGGGTCTGACTGGGAAGTGGGGGCTACTTACCGCTCCCGGGTCGATCTCACCGAAGAGGGAACGGCCAATCTCTATCTCGGCGGTGTAGGGCGTGCCTATAGCGCCCGAGTCACGATCCCTATGCCCGCGGCCCTCAATATCGGTGTCGCCAAGACTTTCGATGATCGTCTCACAGTGGAGTTGGTCTATGAACGGACCTATTGGTCGGCTTATCAAAAGCTCGATTTTGAATACGATACACCGATCCCTCCTGCGCTCGTTCCCTATTTCGACGATCCGAAGAACAAGCAGTGGCGGGACACCAACACTTTCCGAATCGGTGTGAGCTACAAATGGAACGACCGTTTGACCCTGATGGGGGGATACGCTTATGATCAAACCCCTGTTCCTTCCCACTCCCTGAGCTATGAGCTACCTGACAGTGATGCCAACATTTTCAGTGCCGGCTTTAGCTTTCAGCAGACCGAAAATCTGAAGTGGGGGATGGCAATTCTCTATGATCATAAGAAAAAGCGTCATATATCCGCAGCGGATCACAATGAATACGGGATAGTCGGAACTTTCGACAAAGGCGGGGCGATCCTGACGACTGTCGGTTTTGAATACAAATTTTAA
- a CDS encoding long-chain-fatty-acid--CoA ligase, producing MGALQYRYNNFYEVVFDHGRRHPRRKALFVGEKTIRYGELLKKVDAFAGTLHHLGIEPEDRVALFMRNSWEFIVAVLAISKVGGITVPINTFLKADELSYILEDSGAKILIASAVHEKVVHDSIAGEKMERIIWEGGLRLADEKNLSFEEALSQNLQCKPVMRTLDDLAVFFYTSGTTGKPKGAMLSYKNILSNAESGSRLLHITHRDRTIVFLPMFHAFTFSIGLILPLYVGGGIVIIQSLRPFSNIFKQALLKRVTIFFGVPDVYNALAKAKLPWYFMAFNKIRIFVSGAAPLQSKTLEAMRAKFRRAKMLEGYGLSESSPAVCINPLHKQKDRSVGPAMPGYQVKIVDENMVELPRGEVGEIILFGDNVMQGYLNRPEATAETIINGWLCTGDMGTMDEEGYLYIVDRKKDLIISKGINIYPREIEDLIDRFPGVGASAVIGIPDEKNGEVPVAYIEPEEGERPDVTKLKAHLREHLANFKIPRKFYITEALPKNATGKVLKRVLKEQLLQQENFEE from the coding sequence ATGGGTGCGCTGCAGTATCGGTATAACAATTTTTATGAGGTGGTCTTCGACCACGGCCGCCGCCACCCGCGCCGCAAAGCGCTCTTCGTCGGGGAGAAGACGATCCGCTACGGGGAGCTGCTCAAAAAGGTGGATGCCTTTGCGGGAACGCTCCATCATCTCGGCATCGAACCCGAGGACCGGGTGGCTCTGTTTATGCGCAACTCCTGGGAGTTTATCGTGGCGGTGCTGGCGATCAGCAAGGTGGGCGGCATTACCGTTCCCATCAATACCTTTCTCAAAGCCGACGAACTCAGCTACATCCTCGAAGACAGCGGGGCGAAGATCCTGATCGCTTCCGCGGTCCACGAAAAGGTGGTCCACGACTCCATCGCCGGAGAGAAGATGGAGCGGATCATCTGGGAAGGGGGATTGCGCCTGGCAGACGAGAAGAACCTCAGCTTCGAAGAGGCGCTTTCCCAGAACCTACAGTGCAAACCGGTGATGCGGACGCTGGATGATCTGGCCGTTTTCTTCTACACTTCCGGGACCACCGGCAAACCCAAGGGGGCAATGCTCAGTTACAAAAACATCCTCTCCAACGCCGAGTCGGGAAGCCGCCTCCTGCACATCACCCATCGGGACCGCACCATTGTCTTCCTGCCGATGTTTCACGCCTTTACCTTCTCCATCGGCCTGATCCTGCCTCTCTATGTAGGAGGGGGGATCGTCATCATCCAATCCCTGCGTCCCTTCAGCAACATTTTCAAGCAGGCGCTTCTGAAGCGGGTGACGATCTTCTTCGGGGTCCCCGATGTTTACAACGCCCTGGCCAAGGCGAAGCTGCCGTGGTATTTCATGGCCTTCAACAAGATCCGGATTTTCGTCTCGGGAGCGGCACCGCTGCAATCCAAGACCCTCGAAGCGATGCGCGCAAAGTTCCGCCGGGCGAAGATGCTCGAGGGTTACGGCCTGAGCGAAAGCTCCCCCGCCGTCTGCATCAACCCCCTTCACAAACAAAAAGACCGTTCCGTGGGCCCCGCTATGCCGGGATACCAGGTCAAGATCGTCGACGAAAATATGGTGGAGTTGCCCCGTGGGGAAGTGGGGGAGATCATCCTCTTCGGCGATAATGTGATGCAGGGCTATCTCAACCGCCCGGAAGCGACGGCCGAGACCATCATCAACGGCTGGCTCTGTACCGGGGATATGGGGACTATGGATGAGGAAGGGTATCTTTACATCGTCGATCGCAAGAAAGACCTGATTATCTCCAAGGGGATCAATATCTATCCCAGGGAGATCGAAGACCTGATCGACCGTTTCCCGGGGGTGGGTGCTTCGGCGGTCATCGGAATCCCCGACGAAAAGAACGGGGAAGTCCCCGTGGCCTATATCGAGCCCGAGGAGGGAGAGCGCCCGGATGTTACCAAGCTCAAAGCCCATCTGCGGGAGCATCTGGCTAACTTCAAAATTCCCCGGAAATTCTACATCACCGAAGCTCTTCCCAAAAACGCCACCGGCAAAGTGCTCAAACGGGTCTTGAAAGAGCAACTGCTTCAGCAGGAGAACTTCGAGGAGTAG
- a CDS encoding Hsp20/alpha crystallin family protein — MSEVKKKNEIQNVEKKVEEGVVEVGKKFKEALSNVARHLPKANLSRSPKKDSFTIEVDLPGVKKEDINVSIEGDYLIVTAERKMKEEVKKEDYYLMESAFGKYTRTFYLPEDIDRDSIDAKYEDGRLIITFEKVASKKRRDIAVK; from the coding sequence ATGAGTGAAGTCAAAAAAAAGAATGAAATCCAGAATGTAGAGAAGAAAGTCGAAGAAGGAGTAGTAGAGGTCGGCAAGAAATTCAAGGAGGCCCTCTCCAATGTCGCCCGCCATCTTCCCAAGGCCAACCTCTCCCGCAGCCCCAAAAAGGACAGTTTCACTATCGAAGTGGACCTGCCCGGGGTAAAGAAAGAGGATATCAACGTCAGCATCGAGGGAGACTACCTCATCGTCACCGCCGAGCGGAAGATGAAAGAGGAGGTCAAGAAGGAGGATTACTACCTGATGGAGAGTGCCTTCGGCAAATATACCCGAACCTTCTACCTGCCCGAAGACATCGACCGCGACAGTATCGACGCAAAATACGAGGATGGACGGCTCATCATTACCTTTGAAAAAGTCGCTTCCAAGAAACGCCGGGATATCGCAGTCAAATAA
- the yajC gene encoding preprotein translocase subunit YajC, with translation MSQGALAQFLPLILLFVIFWFLIIRPQQKQQKAHKEMLASLKKGDRIVTNGGLIAEVVKPEEDYLKIKLNDDTIVRLDRNYVARKLNEA, from the coding sequence ATGTCACAAGGCGCTTTGGCACAATTTCTCCCCCTAATTCTACTCTTTGTTATCTTCTGGTTTCTGATCATCCGTCCCCAGCAGAAGCAGCAGAAAGCCCACAAGGAGATGCTGGCTTCCCTCAAAAAGGGTGACCGGATCGTCACCAACGGGGGGCTCATCGCCGAAGTGGTCAAGCCGGAGGAGGATTATCTGAAAATCAAGCTCAACGACGACACGATCGTCCGTCTGGATCGCAACTACGTCGCGCGTAAACTCAACGAGGCGTAA
- a CDS encoding rhodanese-like domain-containing protein codes for MKESVSEKLKEVIEPNKEKENLGHVTLHQAREMIQDAGAILLDVRPPAKVVGDNAQEADIPNAYYMPYPEFYDYADELPVNKADPIVVACLKGWFANRVMGYLEMLGYSNVYVLDTNIEDLIEVHKAHAK; via the coding sequence ATGAAAGAATCTGTCAGCGAAAAACTCAAAGAGGTCATCGAACCCAACAAAGAGAAAGAAAATTTGGGGCATGTGACACTGCATCAGGCCAGAGAAATGATCCAGGATGCCGGAGCGATCCTTCTGGATGTCCGCCCGCCGGCGAAAGTAGTGGGGGATAATGCCCAGGAGGCCGACATCCCCAACGCTTACTATATGCCCTATCCCGAGTTCTACGACTATGCCGACGAACTTCCGGTCAACAAGGCCGATCCGATCGTCGTCGCCTGTCTAAAGGGTTGGTTCGCCAACCGCGTGATGGGTTATTTGGAAATGTTGGGATACAGCAACGTTTACGTTCTGGACACCAACATCGAAGATCTCATCGAAGTCCACAAAGCCCACGCCAAGTAA
- a CDS encoding YSC84-related protein, with product MFKFKQFTALILFTFLAFSSFVSAESKQVLDMQIQETIKTFEKKVPGARDFLNRTEGYLVIPNLYKAGFVVGGEYGEGGLLVKDPLQPGQPSHFHIAAYYSVVGASIGFQAGAQKRSIIVAFLTRPALESFMKSNKWKVGVDGSIAFVDVGGTLDLSTIDLKKSIVAFAFGNKGLMAGVSLDGSVFTRIKK from the coding sequence ATGTTCAAATTCAAACAGTTTACAGCACTAATACTGTTTACATTTCTCGCCTTCAGCAGCTTTGTATCGGCCGAAAGCAAACAAGTCCTCGATATGCAGATCCAGGAGACGATCAAAACTTTTGAAAAGAAAGTCCCGGGGGCCCGGGATTTTCTCAATCGTACCGAAGGCTATCTGGTCATTCCCAATCTCTACAAAGCCGGCTTTGTCGTCGGGGGGGAGTATGGCGAAGGAGGGCTCCTGGTCAAAGACCCCCTCCAGCCGGGGCAGCCGTCTCACTTTCATATCGCCGCCTACTACTCTGTGGTAGGAGCGTCCATCGGTTTCCAGGCCGGGGCGCAGAAGCGGTCGATCATCGTCGCCTTTTTGACCCGTCCGGCTCTGGAGAGTTTTATGAAGAGCAATAAATGGAAAGTGGGTGTCGACGGGTCGATTGCCTTTGTGGATGTAGGGGGCACCCTGGACCTCAGCACCATCGACCTCAAGAAATCCATCGTCGCCTTCGCCTTCGGCAACAAAGGCTTAATGGCCGGCGTCTCGCTTGACGGCTCCGTCTTTACCCGCATCAAGAAATAA
- a CDS encoding alpha/beta hydrolase family protein, which yields MKGWRIWIAIAGIAWLLNGCGGGSEPLETAKVQGGEVLVDLPANALRQVLIKKGTPGVDENSTLFGYRAYRIEYETVDEDGLPVKASGLMVVPTEEGTTPADARKLAFMKSKGLSLVSDSHGTIFADKEAPTAVAEATMEPVGSPVILTSMAGFVTLQADYIGYGSSANHYHPYLLKNSSAAATEDFIEAARNFAKKNGFPLNGQLYVTGYSEGGYVAMAALQKLEADGERVVYAAPMAGPYMLDQMAKGVLSSDTLPIPSFMADTAYAYALSYHQPVTSLVKELYASKLPTLFDGRYSRPEIDKQLTHVTRDLFTDEAITQVLDENRSFWFYGALLRNSTAYWAPQTTVRLVHCMGDDVVPYQISSATADVMSNTFHARDVSVVPVEVAITGDPGTALRYGHVECAPYAYGVVAQMFSQVRRATVGY from the coding sequence ATGAAAGGATGGAGAATATGGATCGCGATCGCGGGGATCGCCTGGCTGCTGAACGGCTGCGGCGGAGGGAGTGAGCCTCTTGAGACGGCGAAGGTTCAGGGAGGTGAAGTGCTCGTCGACCTTCCCGCGAATGCCTTGCGGCAGGTCCTGATCAAGAAAGGAACACCGGGAGTGGATGAGAATTCGACTCTCTTTGGCTATCGGGCTTACCGGATCGAATACGAGACGGTGGATGAGGATGGCTTGCCGGTCAAGGCGTCGGGTTTGATGGTTGTGCCGACAGAGGAGGGAACGACTCCCGCCGATGCCCGGAAGCTTGCGTTTATGAAAAGTAAGGGCCTTTCCCTGGTCAGTGACTCCCACGGGACGATCTTCGCCGACAAGGAGGCGCCGACTGCCGTTGCCGAAGCGACGATGGAGCCTGTGGGCTCTCCAGTGATTTTGACATCGATGGCTGGATTTGTGACGCTTCAGGCTGACTACATCGGCTACGGGAGTTCAGCGAATCACTATCACCCCTATCTGCTGAAGAACTCCTCCGCTGCAGCGACCGAGGATTTCATCGAAGCGGCACGCAATTTCGCCAAAAAGAACGGCTTCCCCCTCAACGGCCAACTCTATGTGACCGGATACAGCGAGGGGGGATATGTGGCGATGGCGGCCCTGCAGAAGCTGGAAGCGGATGGAGAAAGAGTGGTCTATGCCGCTCCGATGGCCGGTCCCTATATGTTGGATCAAATGGCCAAAGGGGTGCTCTCCTCCGATACGTTGCCGATTCCTTCTTTTATGGCGGATACCGCCTACGCCTATGCCCTGAGTTATCACCAGCCTGTTACGAGTCTGGTCAAAGAGCTTTACGCTTCAAAACTGCCTACACTCTTTGACGGTCGGTATTCGAGACCCGAAATCGATAAACAATTGACCCACGTGACGCGAGATCTCTTTACCGATGAGGCGATTACCCAGGTCTTGGATGAGAATAGAAGCTTTTGGTTCTATGGAGCGCTGCTGCGCAACAGCACCGCCTACTGGGCTCCGCAGACGACAGTGCGGCTGGTCCACTGCATGGGGGATGATGTGGTTCCCTACCAGATCTCCTCGGCTACTGCCGATGTGATGAGCAATACCTTCCACGCCCGGGATGTGAGTGTCGTCCCGGTAGAAGTGGCGATCACCGGCGATCCGGGAACGGCACTGCGCTATGGACACGTTGAGTGCGCTCCTTATGCTTATGGGGTCGTGGCGCAAATGTTCAGCCAAGTCCGCCGGGCGACGGTGGGATACTAA
- the nfo gene encoding deoxyribonuclease IV, with translation MSSANKYVGAHVSASGGVENAPLNAQKIGAKAFALFTKNQRQWKAKPLSAESIEAFKKNLEASGIAPRHVLPHDSYLINLGHPEGEKRQKSLESFIHEIERCNQLGLEKLNFHPGSHLVKIPKRDPDYEAKLGAAERECLDRIAESMNRAIEATPDSRVKLVIENTAGQGTNLGYRFEHLAHLIDRVEAKERVGVCLDTCHTFTAGYDLRTPEAYEKTMQAFDEVVGFDYLEGMHINDSKPPLGSRVDRHHSLGMGELGWEPFRLIMNDSRMDDIPLIIETIDESLWPEEIRKLYELIGA, from the coding sequence ATGTCTTCTGCAAATAAATATGTCGGCGCCCATGTCAGCGCAAGCGGCGGGGTGGAGAATGCACCCCTCAACGCCCAAAAGATCGGGGCAAAAGCCTTCGCCCTCTTTACTAAAAACCAGCGTCAATGGAAAGCGAAGCCTCTGAGCGCAGAGAGCATCGAAGCTTTTAAAAAGAATCTGGAAGCCAGCGGCATTGCCCCCAGACATGTTCTGCCCCACGACAGTTATCTTATCAATCTGGGGCATCCCGAAGGGGAAAAGCGACAAAAATCATTGGAATCCTTTATCCACGAGATCGAGCGTTGCAATCAGTTAGGATTGGAGAAGCTCAACTTCCATCCGGGGAGCCACCTGGTTAAAATCCCCAAGAGGGACCCCGACTATGAAGCGAAGCTAGGGGCGGCGGAGCGGGAGTGTCTGGACCGGATCGCCGAGAGTATGAATCGGGCCATTGAAGCGACCCCCGATTCCCGGGTCAAGCTGGTGATCGAAAACACTGCGGGGCAGGGGACCAATCTGGGCTACCGTTTCGAACACCTCGCCCATCTGATCGATAGGGTGGAAGCCAAAGAGCGGGTGGGAGTCTGCCTCGATACCTGTCACACTTTTACTGCCGGCTATGACCTACGCACTCCGGAAGCTTATGAGAAGACGATGCAAGCCTTTGATGAAGTTGTGGGCTTTGATTACCTGGAGGGGATGCACATCAACGATTCCAAGCCGCCTCTGGGTTCGAGGGTGGACCGGCACCACTCCTTGGGGATGGGGGAGCTGGGCTGGGAACCTTTTCGGCTCATTATGAACGATTCGAGGATGGATGATATTCCCCTAATCATCGAGACCATCGACGAGAGTCTCTGGCCCGAAGAGATCCGGAAACTTTATGAATTGATCGGAGCTTGA
- the lnt gene encoding apolipoprotein N-acyltransferase, translated as MGALLTALSGSAFLYLAWLGWEPRWLDTLLALIFYWRLLGSDRRHWFWTGFFLGLLWFWWLGVSFIHYGHPGALPFVDLTVALIYALIFWIFAFTAETMTTWAKYFLKKFSILNSQFSIRSSWLKAAALLTMSYAHPFGFDWFKAELPLVPGYFGVDKISFASLLFGLCLAREAWEAYHQKRHRYAVVLGLLGTLFLLSALNPSRVEVRPQDPEGRILLAPTHIPIEAKWRPETLSSQIGDVFQAIDRAIDAHASLVVLPESVLPLFLNREPQLLRALEDRSKKIDILLGALYRGADGQNRNSAYLFHQGSYRVANKVVLVPFGEANPLPDWASRWVNRLFFDGAPDYRPASHSTDFLIGGVRYRIGVCYEGSSEILYKDRPSHLLLLSNNGWFHPSIEPTLQRLLLEYYVRKYGTAIYNSVNMGPSYLLRLRNRGETD; from the coding sequence ATGGGGGCTTTGCTTACGGCGCTCTCGGGCTCCGCCTTTCTCTACCTCGCCTGGCTGGGTTGGGAACCCCGATGGCTCGATACCCTGCTGGCACTGATCTTCTACTGGCGGCTTTTGGGCTCCGATCGTCGTCACTGGTTCTGGACCGGATTTTTCCTCGGGCTCCTCTGGTTCTGGTGGCTGGGAGTGAGCTTCATCCACTACGGCCACCCCGGGGCGCTACCTTTCGTCGATCTCACCGTTGCCCTGATCTACGCCCTCATTTTCTGGATTTTCGCCTTCACTGCGGAGACAATGACAACCTGGGCAAAATACTTCCTAAAAAAATTCTCAATTCTCAATTCTCAATTCTCAATTCGTAGCTCATGGTTAAAAGCCGCAGCGCTTTTAACCATGAGCTACGCCCATCCCTTCGGTTTCGACTGGTTCAAAGCCGAACTCCCCCTCGTCCCAGGCTATTTCGGAGTGGATAAGATCTCCTTTGCTTCACTGCTTTTCGGACTCTGCCTGGCACGGGAGGCGTGGGAAGCCTATCATCAAAAGCGGCACAGATATGCCGTTGTACTGGGGCTTCTGGGCACCCTGTTCCTGCTCAGCGCTCTGAATCCGAGCCGGGTGGAGGTGCGGCCCCAGGACCCGGAGGGCCGCATCCTGCTGGCCCCGACCCACATCCCGATCGAAGCGAAATGGAGACCTGAAACCCTCTCTTCCCAGATCGGTGACGTCTTTCAAGCCATCGACCGTGCGATCGATGCCCACGCTTCCCTGGTCGTTCTGCCCGAATCGGTGCTTCCTCTTTTCCTCAACCGGGAACCGCAACTCCTTCGCGCTCTGGAGGATCGCTCGAAAAAGATCGATATTCTCCTGGGAGCTCTCTATCGGGGGGCGGACGGGCAGAACCGCAACTCGGCCTATCTCTTCCATCAAGGCTCCTACCGGGTCGCGAACAAGGTGGTACTGGTCCCCTTCGGCGAAGCCAACCCCCTGCCGGACTGGGCGAGCCGATGGGTCAACAGGCTCTTTTTCGACGGGGCACCCGATTATCGCCCCGCTTCCCACTCCACCGACTTTCTCATCGGCGGCGTCCGTTACCGCATCGGAGTCTGCTACGAAGGGAGCAGCGAAATCCTCTACAAGGACCGCCCCTCCCATCTGCTCCTTTTGAGCAACAACGGCTGGTTCCACCCTTCCATCGAGCCGACGCTGCAGCGGCTTTTGCTGGAATATTATGTGCGGAAATACGGCACCGCCATCTACAACAGTGTCAATATGGGGCCTTCTTATCTGCTTCGCCTCCGAAACAGAGGAGAGACGGACTAA
- the secD gene encoding protein translocase subunit SecD, giving the protein MKRLNYRVVIFIAALIFGVVFSIPSLIQSKEGKKITLGLDLQGGLHMLLGVKSDEAIKSRLKSIAGTIKYIMEDNDIVIDDLAVEGDKVTFKVLDSDDIPKAKELLKKELEGVSVLENQGTFTVTLTPKEVARTKKQAIDQAVDTIRNRLDQFGLAEPTVAKQGTDKILVEVPGIKTPADEQRIRELIARAAHLQMMAVDEDRAARVYSMSPAEAKKYGDVILPDVKNPKEKYLLKAIPILDGSMLTDAKVGFDRNNQPVINFKLNGEGAKIFGDFSGKSVGKRMAIVLDNKVYSAPVIRERIGGGSGQISGNFTIDEANDIAIALRSGALLAPVYVMEKRSVGPSMGADSIRQSMIALILGFVLVVIFMVIYYGMAGLVADIALVGNLFLILAVMALFGATLTLPGMAGIVLTVGMAVDANVIINERIRELLHEGASIPKAIEEGYANAFTAIWDANVTTLISAVVLYAYGTGPIKGFALTMSIGILASMLTAILGTHGIYQAFMDKITRDKLNFWFGIKA; this is encoded by the coding sequence ATGAAACGACTCAACTACCGGGTGGTGATCTTCATCGCCGCCCTGATTTTCGGCGTGGTCTTTTCGATCCCCTCACTCATCCAGAGCAAAGAGGGGAAGAAGATCACTTTGGGATTGGATCTGCAGGGCGGTCTGCATATGCTCCTGGGGGTCAAGAGCGACGAGGCGATCAAATCCCGGCTCAAATCGATCGCCGGGACCATCAAATACATTATGGAAGATAACGATATCGTTATCGACGATCTGGCCGTGGAGGGAGACAAAGTCACCTTCAAAGTCCTCGACAGCGACGATATTCCCAAAGCCAAAGAGCTCCTCAAAAAGGAACTCGAGGGTGTGAGTGTCCTGGAAAACCAGGGAACCTTCACCGTGACTTTGACGCCCAAGGAAGTGGCACGCACCAAGAAGCAGGCGATCGATCAGGCGGTCGATACGATCCGTAACCGCCTCGACCAGTTCGGCCTGGCGGAGCCCACCGTGGCCAAGCAGGGAACCGACAAGATCCTGGTGGAAGTCCCCGGGATCAAAACTCCTGCCGACGAGCAGCGGATCCGGGAGCTGATCGCCCGGGCGGCGCATTTGCAGATGATGGCGGTGGACGAGGACCGCGCGGCGCGGGTCTATTCGATGAGCCCGGCCGAAGCCAAAAAATACGGGGATGTGATCCTGCCCGATGTCAAAAATCCCAAAGAGAAGTATCTGCTCAAGGCGATCCCGATCCTCGACGGCTCGATGCTCACCGACGCCAAAGTGGGCTTCGACCGGAACAACCAGCCGGTGATCAACTTCAAGCTCAACGGAGAGGGGGCCAAGATCTTCGGTGACTTCTCCGGCAAAAGCGTGGGCAAGCGTATGGCCATCGTCCTGGACAACAAGGTCTACTCCGCTCCGGTGATCCGGGAGCGAATCGGCGGCGGTTCGGGGCAAATCTCGGGGAACTTCACCATCGATGAAGCCAACGATATCGCCATCGCTCTGCGCTCCGGTGCGCTGCTGGCCCCTGTCTACGTCATGGAGAAGCGCAGTGTCGGTCCCAGCATGGGAGCCGACAGCATCCGACAGAGTATGATCGCTCTGATCCTCGGCTTCGTGCTGGTTGTTATCTTTATGGTGATCTACTACGGCATGGCGGGACTCGTCGCCGACATCGCTCTGGTGGGCAACCTCTTTCTCATCCTGGCGGTGATGGCGCTCTTCGGAGCGACTCTGACGCTGCCGGGGATGGCAGGAATCGTCCTGACGGTGGGGATGGCGGTGGATGCCAACGTCATCATCAACGAACGGATCCGGGAACTGCTCCACGAAGGAGCTTCGATCCCCAAAGCGATCGAAGAGGGCTATGCCAACGCCTTTACGGCGATCTGGGATGCCAACGTCACGACCCTGATCTCGGCGGTGGTGCTCTACGCCTACGGAACCGGCCCCATCAAGGGCTTCGCTCTGACGATGAGCATCGGTATCCTCGCGTCGATGCTGACGGCGATTCTGGGAACCCACGGTATCTATCAGGCCTTTATGGACAAAATCACCCGAGACAAGCTGAACTTCTGGTTCGGCATCAAGGCATAG